In the Nothobranchius furzeri strain GRZ-AD chromosome 1, NfurGRZ-RIMD1, whole genome shotgun sequence genome, AAAAATGTGAGCCAGCCATAATGACAACAACTGAAAATAAAAAccttaaaaacaagtaaaataaaaattatattttctCGTCAAATTTTGTATAAAAAACAACTAAATACTTAAAGGATGAAACAACTGAATAAGAATCAGTAACAATGAGAGGCATAATTTGTGATGGTTTAAAACTTCTTTAAACAAAATAAGCTATGTTGTAATAGTATGGATTGTTAAAAAACGTTAATTACTGTTAATAAATCAGTGATAAAAATACAACTAATATAGATTTTTTGACAGCAAGTTCTGATGTAATATGGAAAGCAAGTAAGAGTGTCAGTGCAAACGAGTTAATCAGcatccatttttttatttaagGCAGTCTAttccagaagaagaaaagaaaagtttTAGTATCCCATTTCTGTTTAAGATTTTCAATTTtaccatttaaaaaaataattacaaCTGAATGTCTAATAGATTTTTAAAGTTGTTCTTAAGTGGCAGATCTTACCTCATCAGAAGTGTTCCTCCTGTCAGGCAGCACCAGAGTGTTTGCGTGACTTCCAGGTACTATAGTAGATCCTACACTCATCCTGGGTCCTACTAACATGTAGCGTTTGTCTCCAGATCTGTACTGGATGCTGTGACACAGTGTCCCATCATAATTAGCCTCTTGGAGATATTTCGAAGTATATTCTGTGGACTTGGAGCACTGCATTGCAATCAGCACGATGATGCTGATGAGGAACAGAACCGACACTGAGCCCAAAGTGATCATCAGGTAAAAAGTCACATCAGTCTCCTCATCATCTTTGGCTGAACTCTTCACATCAGAAGCTGCAAAAGCCTCTTTGGGCTCCACCACTTTGACAATGACAGTAGCTGTTGCTGACAGTGACACGTTGCCATTGTCTTTGACCAGGATGAGCAGTTTATGCTCAGCCTCGTCTGTCTCTGTGAATGAGCGAAGTGTTCTGATCTGTCCTGTGTAGCGGTCCAAACCAAACAGACTGTGGTCCGTCACTTCCTGCAgtgagaacagcagccagccattaTATCCTATATCAGCATCATAGGCTCTgactttagtcaccaagtgtcctGCGTTCACGTTGCGGGGAACCTCCTCCACACCTTCAGCAGAACCGTTCGAGCTGACTGGATACAGGATGACTGGAGCGTTGTCGTTCTGATCCAGAATGAACACGTTCACTGTCACGTTGCTGCTCAGGGACGGACTTCCAGAGTCTGAGGCCACAACTTGGAACTGGAAGGTTTTCACAGTTTCAAAGTCGAAACTTTTTAGAGCCACAATGTCTCCAGTTTCTGAGTTTATGTTTAGAAATGAAGTTAATTTACTGTGTTCATCTCTGTCTCTGACAATATGATAAGAGATGACTGCATTATCTCCTTCATCACCATCAGAGGATTTCACAGAAAACACTGAGGCTCCTGGGTTGTTGCCCTCAGTGATATAGAAAGTATATGGACTCAGTGTAAACTCTGGACTGTTGTCATTCACATCAGACACAACAACACGTATTGTCTTTTCAGATGATAAAGGTGGCTGACCTGCATCTTTTGCAGTTATTGTCAAATCATAATGAGACTGTTTCTCTCTGTCTAAAGGAGATTTGGTGACAATTGAAAACATTTTATCTTGTAAGGATGGAGATAAACTAAAAGGAACTTCCTGATTTATCGAGCAAATAACTTTTCCATTAAGACCAGAGTCCAGATCGTTTACACTGATCAGAGCAACAGTAGTTCCTGGTCTAGAATCTTCAGGGATGGAGCTAGAAAATGAGGTCACTTCAATCTCAGGAGCATTATCATTAACATCAACTATTTTAATCAGAACATTTTTTTCTGCTGTAAGAGGAGCAAGACCTTTATCAGATGCTTGAATTTCTATGTCATATTTGTCATTTAGCTCATAGTCAATTGGCCCTTTAACGGTTATTTGTCCTGTAGATTCGTTAAGATCAAAAAGATTTATAACATTGCTGCTTACACTGTGGCCGAATGAATAAATAACCTCTGCATTTTGACCCTCATCCAGATCAGTTGCATTTACTTGTATAACTTCTGTCCCTACAACAACATTTTCCATGAGAGTAGCAGAATAAACATCATTTGAAAACATTGGTATGTTATCGTTGACATCCAGAACGTTTATTACAATAGCCATCTGCCCTGATTTGGGAGGTTTCCCTCCATCTAGAGCAGTTAACACTAAGGAGTGGCTTTGCGCTGCTTCTCTGTCTAATGGTTTCTGTAGAACTAAAATTGGTATTTTGCCATCTTTCCCTTTATCTTTTACGTCTAAACGGAAGTGGTCGTTTTGGCTCAGTTTATACTGCTGCACGGAGAAAGAACTGCTGTCTGGGTCTGTCGCAGGTTTCAGCTGAAAACGAGCTCCGGCTGGATTTGACTCATAAACCTCCAAAGTTTTCTCTTTTTCCGGGAAACTAGGAGCGTGATCGTTTATATCCAACACCTCCACTCCAACGTTGTGCACCTCTAGCGGGTTTTCTAACACAGTTTTCAGATCGATCAAACACACGCTGCTCTGCGCGCACACCTCTTCTCTGTCGATCTTTCTGCTCACATAAAGGACGCCATCATTTTCGTTTACACTGAAGAGCGGATCCGCACCTCCAGAAACGACGCGGTACTTCCTGGTTTTCAGAGTGCTTCTATCCAAACTCAGATCCTTTGCCATATTCCCAACCACAGCCCCTTCATTAACTTCCTCGGAGATCGAATACCTTAATTGTGCAGATGCTGCACTCCACAAAAGCACAGCGAGCGCACACCGGGTGAAACGTCCTGTAACCATCCGCTTCTCGAATCCTCTTTGTTCCATAATTAACCCAGATTGCTTTGGTGCTCACTCAAAAATAAGAATGCACGCAAGTGAAGTATTACATGTCATCCATGTGTAGATAAAATCACCAGATTATCACGATGAAAGAAGACAAAAGGCCAAGTCCAACGAGCATCCGAAGCTCACATGCGCGTCAACGTCAGACTGGAGAGGCTAACAAGAGGCTGAACCAAAATTCAGAGACAAAAAGCAACCCAATGGTTACTTGTACAGTTATACTGACACCATGTGACCTAAATACAGCACATCTATTCAATAGACTACCAAAAATATAATTTAAGTGTAAAACATGTTTGATTGCTAAATATCTGCTATTCATTTGAAAACGAATTGTGCCAAAAATAGTTACACTTGCACAATATTTCTAAAATTAAAATAACTAAAATTAGAAACTAAACCAAAAGTGGCAATAAAAATATACTTCActtaaattaatgttgcttcacaATAGCATGTAGTTTAGGTTGTGCTAACTCTGTTTCTTAAAAGGAAACTTCTCAGCATCATGGACAGCGATCCTCAACTCATCCAGATATGTTTGTCTGGATTTTCTATCTCCACCCTTAATATTAAAACGGTTTTCAGTTCGACCCATAAAATTGACGATTTTCGACAATTTGAGGAAGCTTAtctttgcaaaaaataaaaaaaaaatctaaaaaatttGAAAAACATCTTTATCTTCCATAATATCCCTTCGTATGTTGCCACAGTGAATCACCTGTTTGTTTTAATTGTCTTCGTCTGCATCTTTTTAAATCACAGCAACTAACTTTATGTCTTCTTTCACTTCCTGGTCTTCCCACAGCCTCCTTCCTGGTGGCTCCAACatcagcatcttcttaactataaTCATTGTTTCTCCTCTGCACATGTCCAGACATCTCTATCTGGCCTCTCTGACATGATCCCCAAAACATCTAGCATGAGCAGTACCTCTGATGTCCTCTTTCCTGATTCTGGAACTTTGTCACTTCCAAAGACATCCTGAACATCTTAAGCAGCACAACTTCTAGTTCTGCCTCTTGTCTTTTCTTCATGGACACTGTCTCTAAACTAAACAACATGAATTGTCTCAATACAATGTTGGACAACTTGCTGAAATCCCTTTAGCAAACATCAAACTTCTCTCTACACATCGCAACCTGCTTGTAAACACTTTAACATTTCCACACTCCTAATTTCATTGGATCATATGTACTTAAAGTCCTCTACCTTCTACACAAATAGCATCACCTTTTTACACGTGCCCCTCTcttttacacacatgtaatatcccTTCCTGCCAAACACAACATGCAAAATATTATGGAGAAAATAAATTGAAGTAGGTAGTTGTAAAATGTTCTTCCTTAAATATAATTTATTGGGATCTGTCATGTGATACTTACATTAGACAATTATGTGACAAGAAAAAGAAGcaagaatgtaaaaataaaatatttactttgtaagcaaaaaaaaatcttaatttgCCAAGAACATTTGTACATCTTCTTTCATAAAGTAAGTTCAAACATGACAGAGAAAAGCCAGAGTAGAAGTTTGCTGAAACTTTGAATCTCACACAAAACTGCCAGAAAGTTTTATATAATTTAAATAATTCAAAGAAAACCTTTAATTTAAAAAGATAGAAACAACTTGGAATCATAGGTTAAAGTGTAATTAAAACTAGCATGTTGTAGATGTTCACATGTTTTTTATGAAAAATAATtggtgaatggtaaatggcctgtatttgatgtagcttgTACATTTATACTGACACCTTGTGACCTAAATACAGCACATTATATTCGAAAGACTATCAAAAATATCATATAGGTGGAAAATATGTTTGATTGCAAAACATtttcttttcattaaaaaaaagttcAAAGATAGTAATAACTTGCGCACATTTGTCTGAAACCGACTAAACATGTACTACACAACAGTTGGTTTTATAGATTTTGTTTAGCTAAATAGACAACTGACAGATGAAATATTGCTTTTGTAACTAGTGACTATTAAAACCAACatatcagcaccatggacagcgatCCTGACTTGGTTTATTGCAGAAACGTTTGTCTATAGATGTTTTACTTCCACACtttctgtttaaaatgttttcatttcGACCCATAAAACtgataatttaaaaatattttcaaaaGCTTTACTTTTGAGAAGaaaaagtacactaaaacatgccAAAGTATCCTTCTCTTCAGGAGTCACCACAGCAACTCATCAGTCTCCATTTAGTTCAATCTTCGACATCCTCTCCCCTTCACACTGACTAACTTCATGTCTTCTTTCACTTCATCCATTAATCTCGTTCTTGGACGTTCTCTCGGCTTACTGCCTGTTGACTCCAACCGCAGCACCGTCTCACTCAATGAAcgtctctcctctggacatgtctGAACATCTCAATCTGACTTCTCTGACTTCACCTCTAATGGGCTGTCCCTCTGATATGTCTGATCATATCCATCCTCTTCATTTCCAAAGTAAACCTTAACATCTTGAGTGCTCCAACCTCCACTTCTG is a window encoding:
- the LOC139070153 gene encoding protocadherin alpha-3-like, producing MEQRGFEKRMVTGRFTRCALAVLLWSAASAQLRYSISEEVNEGAVVGNMAKDLSLDRSTLKTRKYRVVSGGADPLFSVNENDGVLYVSRKIDREEVCAQSSVCLIDLKTVLENPLEVHNVGVEVLDINDHAPSFPEKEKTLEVYESNPAGARFQLKPATDPDSSSFSVQQYKLSQNDHFRLDVKDKGKDGKIPILVLQKPLDREAAQSHSLVLTALDGGKPPKSGQMAIVINVLDVNDNIPMFSNDVYSATLMENVVVGTEVIQVNATDLDEGQNAEVIYSFGHSVSSNVINLFDLNESTGQITVKGPIDYELNDKYDIEIQASDKGLAPLTAEKNVLIKIVDVNDNAPEIEVTSFSSSIPEDSRPGTTVALISVNDLDSGLNGKVICSINQEVPFSLSPSLQDKMFSIVTKSPLDREKQSHYDLTITAKDAGQPPLSSEKTIRVVVSDVNDNSPEFTLSPYTFYITEGNNPGASVFSVKSSDGDEGDNAVISYHIVRDRDEHSKLTSFLNINSETGDIVALKSFDFETVKTFQFQVVASDSGSPSLSSNVTVNVFILDQNDNAPVILYPVSSNGSAEGVEEVPRNVNAGHLVTKVRAYDADIGYNGWLLFSLQEVTDHSLFGLDRYTGQIRTLRSFTETDEAEHKLLILVKDNGNVSLSATATVIVKVVEPKEAFAASDVKSSAKDDEETDVTFYLMITLGSVSVLFLISIIVLIAMQCSKSTEYTSKYLQEANYDGTLCHSIQYRSGDKRYMLVGPRMSVGSTIVPGSHANTLVLPDRRNTSDEVRSAT